The Vibrio chagasii genome includes a region encoding these proteins:
- a CDS encoding MATE family efflux transporter: protein MLLSSIIHHTRGDFVRRLIAIALPITLQSIMFSSRGLVDVLMLGQLGEADIAAVGVASRAMFVTTIMLVGVTTGGALLTAQYWGAGDRQGVRESTALTWLVSTLFALLTIVFFVSFPAQIMGVTTDSQEVISLGVEYIVITSFSMLAVSCVSSMAVGLRAMHKPGLSTFFSGIGILSNVFLNWVLIFGNLGFPALGIKGAAIATVLSGAIEVATLFGYLYFSKHLLAFGLCDIKAAATVDKVVRFLKLSLPTTFNFLAWAGGLFAYHAIMGQSGVQGLAALSVMTPVESISLSLLIGMSNAAAVLVGNQLGAKNNEAVYYQALGITILCFLTSIVVAISLYFVQTPILNAFSALTEETRALSEKFILILSVGIVIRSIPMTVIVGVLRAGGDVKFCLYQDLIAQWVIGIPLAAIAAIYFKFPPEWVYLLFLTEEVIKWSGSLYRMKTRKWIKNLIGS from the coding sequence ATGCTGCTCTCTTCAATTATCCATCATACACGCGGCGACTTTGTTCGCAGGCTGATTGCTATTGCTTTGCCAATCACCTTGCAGAGCATCATGTTTTCAAGCCGAGGCTTGGTGGATGTGCTGATGCTAGGCCAGCTTGGGGAAGCTGATATTGCGGCAGTTGGTGTCGCGAGCCGAGCGATGTTTGTGACGACTATTATGCTGGTGGGTGTGACCACTGGTGGTGCTCTGCTTACTGCTCAGTATTGGGGAGCTGGTGATAGACAAGGGGTAAGGGAAAGTACCGCATTAACCTGGTTGGTTTCGACCCTGTTTGCTCTTCTGACGATTGTCTTCTTTGTCTCTTTCCCTGCTCAAATCATGGGTGTGACGACCGATTCTCAAGAAGTGATCAGTTTAGGTGTTGAGTACATCGTCATTACCTCTTTTAGTATGTTGGCGGTGTCGTGCGTTAGTAGTATGGCCGTGGGCTTACGAGCGATGCACAAACCCGGGCTAAGTACCTTCTTCAGTGGTATTGGTATCCTATCCAACGTGTTTTTAAACTGGGTGCTGATCTTCGGTAATCTAGGTTTTCCGGCTCTGGGTATCAAAGGTGCTGCGATAGCCACGGTATTAAGTGGCGCTATCGAAGTGGCGACCTTGTTTGGTTACCTCTATTTCTCTAAACACTTACTCGCTTTTGGGCTCTGTGACATCAAAGCTGCTGCGACGGTAGATAAAGTCGTTCGCTTCTTGAAGTTGTCGCTGCCTACAACCTTCAACTTCTTAGCTTGGGCTGGTGGCTTGTTCGCTTATCACGCCATCATGGGACAATCCGGTGTGCAAGGCTTAGCGGCGCTTTCGGTGATGACACCTGTTGAATCTATCTCATTGAGCTTATTGATAGGGATGTCGAACGCAGCTGCGGTATTGGTGGGGAACCAACTCGGCGCCAAAAACAATGAAGCGGTTTATTATCAAGCGCTCGGTATTACTATCCTGTGCTTTTTAACTAGTATTGTGGTCGCGATTTCCCTCTACTTTGTGCAAACACCAATTTTGAACGCGTTTAGTGCATTAACAGAAGAAACCCGAGCACTTTCTGAGAAGTTTATTCTGATCCTCAGTGTCGGCATTGTTATTCGCTCGATTCCGATGACGGTGATTGTTGGTGTGTTGAGAGCGGGCGGTGATGTTAAGTTCTGCCTTTACCAAGACCTGATAGCACAGTGGGTGATTGGTATTCCGTTAGCGGCTATCGCGGCCATCTACTTTAAATTTCCACCCGAGTGGGTGTACTTGCTTTTTCTCACTGAAGAGGTGATTAAGTGGAGCGGTTCGCTGTATCGCATGAAAACAAGAAAATGGATTAAAAACTTGATAGGAAGTTGA
- a CDS encoding Bcr/CflA family multidrug efflux MFS transporter produces the protein MQTSTPQSPSSQPETPQLGLVLFLILGAIGALTPLAIDMYLPAMPTIAKDLGVTAGEVQITLTAYTAGFALGQLLHGPLADSYGRKPVLLIGVFLFAIASVVSATTHGIEALTYVRAAQGFAGAAAAVIIQAVVRDMFDREDFARTMSFVTLVMTVAPLIAPMIGGYLALWFGWRSIFWVLAIFAVIVILAVSMKIPETLPVENRQPLRFKTTIRNYARLCKNPTAMGLIFSGAFSFSGMFAFLTAGSFVYIDIYGVRPDLFGYLFGLNIVAMILMTSINGRIVKKVGSHAMLRVGLTIQLFAGLGLLVGWSLDIGLWGIVPFVMLFIGTLSTIGSNSMALLLSGYPNMAGTASSLAGTLRFGTGSVVGAIVAMLPSDTAGPMAMVMAACAILSALLYWTLGKKA, from the coding sequence ATGCAGACATCTACCCCACAGAGCCCAAGCTCTCAACCAGAAACCCCTCAATTAGGCTTAGTGCTATTTTTGATTCTCGGTGCGATTGGTGCGTTGACGCCGCTCGCGATCGATATGTACTTGCCTGCGATGCCGACCATTGCCAAAGATCTTGGTGTAACGGCGGGCGAAGTACAGATAACGCTAACCGCTTATACCGCAGGTTTTGCGTTGGGGCAGTTATTGCATGGCCCATTAGCTGATAGCTATGGACGCAAGCCAGTACTCTTGATTGGTGTGTTCTTGTTTGCGATTGCTTCTGTGGTGAGTGCGACAACCCATGGCATTGAAGCGCTGACTTACGTTCGTGCTGCACAAGGTTTTGCAGGCGCAGCGGCAGCTGTAATCATCCAAGCAGTTGTACGTGACATGTTTGATCGTGAAGATTTTGCGAGAACCATGTCTTTCGTAACCTTGGTTATGACGGTTGCGCCACTTATCGCACCAATGATTGGTGGTTACTTGGCATTGTGGTTTGGTTGGCGCTCAATTTTTTGGGTACTGGCTATCTTTGCTGTGATCGTCATTCTAGCGGTATCGATGAAGATCCCTGAGACGCTACCGGTAGAAAATCGACAGCCACTGCGTTTCAAAACGACGATTCGTAACTACGCTCGTTTATGTAAGAACCCAACGGCAATGGGGCTGATTTTTTCGGGTGCATTTTCTTTCTCGGGAATGTTCGCGTTCTTAACCGCTGGTTCGTTTGTTTACATCGACATCTACGGTGTTCGTCCAGACCTATTTGGTTACCTGTTTGGCTTAAACATCGTTGCAATGATCTTGATGACGAGCATTAATGGCCGAATCGTGAAGAAAGTCGGTTCTCACGCGATGCTTCGAGTGGGTTTAACCATTCAGCTGTTCGCAGGTTTGGGGTTGTTGGTCGGCTGGTCATTAGATATCGGCCTGTGGGGCATTGTGCCATTCGTGATGCTGTTTATCGGCACACTGTCTACCATTGGTAGTAACTCAATGGCGCTCCTACTTAGTGGATACCCGAATATGGCTGGTACTGCATCATCACTCGCGGGCACATTAAGATTTGGTACTGGTTCTGTGGTTGGGGCAATCGTCGCAATGCTACCAAGTGATACTGCAGGACCAATGGCTATGGTGATGGCAGCATGTGCAATACTGTCAGCATTACTATATTGGACATTAGGAAAGAAGGCATAA
- a CDS encoding ABC transporter ATP-binding protein codes for MLKLSDLCKGYVDGGEFHPVLQGAELTLNQGDQLALMGESGSGKSTLLNLIAGLDLADSGEIVFPNFNMHDSTERERTAYRRNNIGHIFQQFNLLPTLNIADNIRFCRQLKGLPEDKGLWRQILSALDLMPLLGRYPEEASGGQQQRAAIARALYMEPKILLADEPTGSLDERNAEAVMRLLTSLARQLECTLLLVTHSEKVALHMDGRIRLQGGQLHVMARS; via the coding sequence ATGTTAAAGCTGTCAGACCTGTGTAAAGGCTATGTTGATGGGGGGGAATTCCACCCTGTTTTGCAAGGTGCTGAACTGACATTGAATCAAGGTGACCAACTCGCATTAATGGGCGAAAGCGGCTCAGGAAAAAGTACTCTACTTAACCTAATTGCAGGTTTGGATCTCGCTGACTCTGGCGAAATCGTTTTTCCAAACTTCAACATGCACGATTCTACCGAGCGTGAACGCACTGCTTATCGTCGAAACAACATTGGCCATATCTTCCAACAGTTCAACCTATTACCAACGTTGAATATCGCAGATAACATCCGTTTTTGCCGTCAACTAAAAGGCTTGCCTGAAGATAAAGGCCTTTGGAGACAGATTCTCTCTGCCTTAGATCTTATGCCTTTACTTGGTCGCTACCCTGAGGAAGCTTCTGGTGGACAACAACAACGTGCCGCGATTGCTCGTGCGTTGTACATGGAACCAAAGATCTTATTAGCGGATGAACCTACGGGTAGCTTAGATGAGCGTAATGCGGAAGCGGTAATGCGCTTGCTGACTTCTTTGGCTCGTCAATTAGAATGTACATTACTGTTGGTCACACACAGTGAGAAAGTCGCACTGCATATGGACGGCCGGATCCGCCTACAAGGAGGGCAACTGCATGTTATGGCCCGTAGTTAA
- a CDS encoding DEAD/DEAH box helicase: protein MYTLRPYQADSVKSVIHYFRKHQTPAVLVLPTGAGKSLVIAELARLAKGRVLVLAHVKELVEQNHEKYEGYGLKGSIFSAGLGRKETDQQVVFASVQSVVRNLDSFSNQFSLLVIDECHRVPDEKNSSYQKVITHLRENNSGIKVLGLTATPYRLGMGWIYQYHTRGQVRSEEPRFFRDCIFELPIRYLLDEGFLTPARMIDAPVLSYDFSQLKPASTGRYKEAELDMVIEQSKRATPQIVDQIIHLAQDKLGIMVFAATVRHAQEILGLLPEGEAAIVIGDTPTLERDQIINDFKERKIKFLVNVSVLTTGFDAPHVDLIAILRPTESISLYQQIVGRGLRLSPGKKECLVLDYAGNSYDLYQPEVGDPKPDSDSEIITIPCPACGFNNNFWGKLDSNGFLLEHFGRKCQGYFTDEDTGEREHCNYRFRAKYCGECGADNDIAARICHECDATLVDPDKKLKEALNLKDALVFECLEMDLNVLKDDKGKSQLKVTYRGENQAQVHEFWSLTTKKQKQNFKDQFVRPHLADRHRPFEETSPSKVVAHQHRFRPPQFVIARKVGRFWKMRDKIFEDELQQR from the coding sequence ATGTATACACTCCGCCCATACCAAGCAGACTCAGTAAAATCAGTCATTCACTACTTCAGAAAACACCAAACACCGGCTGTTCTCGTGCTACCAACAGGGGCTGGGAAAAGTTTGGTCATTGCTGAGCTGGCAAGGCTTGCCAAAGGGCGTGTATTGGTACTGGCTCACGTGAAAGAGCTGGTTGAACAAAACCATGAAAAGTATGAAGGTTATGGGTTAAAAGGCTCTATTTTCTCCGCTGGTTTAGGCCGTAAAGAGACCGACCAACAAGTGGTATTCGCGTCGGTTCAATCAGTGGTACGCAACCTCGATTCATTCTCTAACCAATTTTCACTTTTGGTTATCGATGAATGCCACCGAGTACCCGATGAAAAGAACAGTAGCTATCAGAAAGTGATCACTCACTTGCGTGAAAACAACTCGGGCATCAAGGTACTTGGCTTAACGGCAACCCCTTATCGCTTAGGCATGGGGTGGATTTACCAATACCATACTCGTGGGCAAGTGCGCTCGGAAGAACCAAGATTCTTTAGAGACTGTATCTTTGAGTTACCGATTCGCTACCTGCTCGACGAAGGCTTCTTAACACCAGCTCGCATGATAGATGCGCCAGTATTGAGTTATGACTTCTCACAATTAAAACCCGCGAGCACGGGTCGATACAAAGAAGCCGAACTTGATATGGTTATCGAACAATCAAAACGAGCGACACCACAGATTGTCGATCAGATCATTCACCTCGCCCAAGACAAACTGGGCATCATGGTGTTTGCAGCCACCGTTCGACACGCTCAAGAGATCCTAGGCTTACTACCTGAAGGTGAAGCCGCGATTGTCATTGGTGACACGCCAACACTCGAGCGTGACCAAATCATCAACGATTTCAAAGAACGAAAAATCAAATTCTTGGTCAACGTGTCGGTTTTAACCACCGGGTTTGACGCCCCTCATGTGGATTTAATTGCGATTCTTCGCCCGACAGAATCCATCAGCTTATACCAACAAATCGTTGGCCGTGGCTTACGTTTATCTCCGGGCAAAAAAGAGTGTTTGGTTCTCGATTACGCGGGTAACAGCTATGACCTTTACCAACCAGAAGTCGGAGACCCTAAACCAGATTCAGACAGTGAAATCATCACCATCCCCTGCCCGGCTTGCGGCTTCAATAACAATTTCTGGGGTAAGCTCGACAGCAACGGTTTCTTGCTTGAACACTTTGGCCGTAAATGCCAAGGATACTTCACAGATGAGGACACAGGTGAACGTGAGCATTGCAACTACCGCTTCCGCGCCAAATACTGTGGAGAGTGCGGCGCCGACAATGACATTGCAGCGCGTATTTGCCATGAATGTGACGCTACCTTGGTAGACCCAGACAAAAAGCTCAAAGAGGCACTTAACCTAAAAGATGCTTTGGTGTTTGAGTGTTTAGAGATGGACCTTAATGTTCTGAAGGACGACAAAGGCAAATCGCAACTTAAAGTCACCTACCGCGGTGAAAACCAAGCGCAAGTCCATGAGTTTTGGTCACTGACCACCAAGAAGCAAAAGCAGAACTTTAAAGACCAGTTTGTTCGCCCTCACCTTGCAGATAGACACAGACCTTTTGAGGAAACGTCACCGTCAAAAGTGGTTGCTCACCAGCATAGATTCCGCCCACCACAATTTGTGATTGCACGTAAGGTTGGTCGCTTTTGGAAAATGAGAGACAAGATATTCGAAGATGAGCTACAGCAACGTTGA
- the rsuA gene encoding 16S rRNA pseudouridine(516) synthase RsuA, translated as MRLDKFLCDALGITRKEATHLLKTKTVTVNDVMQKSGSVKVTEQCVVEWQGNELNVHGPRYIMLYKPEGFVCSHEDGSNRTAFELLDEIKMDKLHFAGRLDVDTTGLVLITDDGKWSHRITAPKHKCEKMYRVWLVDPVEPDYVEKFKEGIQLKSEDGLTLPAHLEVRAEREVLLTIHEGKYHQVKRMFAALGNKVEALHRERIGEIEMDESLELGEYRYLTQEEVDSIWK; from the coding sequence ATGCGTTTAGATAAATTTCTGTGCGATGCACTAGGCATTACTCGAAAAGAAGCAACACACTTATTAAAAACAAAGACTGTGACAGTGAATGATGTCATGCAAAAAAGCGGTTCAGTTAAAGTAACTGAGCAGTGTGTAGTGGAGTGGCAAGGTAATGAACTGAATGTTCATGGCCCACGTTACATCATGTTGTACAAGCCGGAAGGGTTTGTTTGTTCGCATGAAGATGGCTCAAATCGCACCGCATTTGAATTGCTTGATGAAATCAAAATGGACAAGCTGCACTTTGCAGGGCGTCTAGATGTTGATACTACAGGTCTTGTTCTGATTACGGATGACGGTAAATGGTCTCACCGTATTACCGCACCAAAACACAAGTGTGAAAAGATGTACCGTGTGTGGTTGGTTGATCCAGTAGAACCAGACTACGTTGAAAAATTCAAAGAGGGCATCCAGCTGAAAAGCGAAGATGGCCTAACACTTCCTGCACACCTTGAAGTGCGTGCCGAGCGTGAAGTGCTATTAACGATTCACGAAGGCAAATACCACCAAGTAAAACGCATGTTTGCTGCTCTTGGTAACAAGGTAGAAGCACTACACCGTGAACGCATTGGTGAAATCGAGATGGACGAATCTCTTGAGCTAGGTGAGTACCGTTACCTAACGCAAGAAGAAGTTGATTCTATCTGGAAGTAA
- a CDS encoding DUF2913 family protein — protein MSKYYIEIQKLVNTALGELYALHKSGKAIDAPIANNLYLVRWVTKAIKAQAYDRVVVPDLVRWQKQGRSKGNNSDLTFTFKRISAFYAQFFPEGEEPKSLKDSDVEAFMDKMYEMGWSVSSEDELTTGDKIQFFTDGEHSFALCGKQCDDSFDGELMVKPMNWFVRGNHAEFIQAAMEAGFMLHKVTDYKSAVKYHGEYIVYPANQGNQLAEIPISFVG, from the coding sequence ATGTCAAAATACTATATTGAAATTCAGAAGCTTGTGAACACCGCACTTGGTGAACTTTACGCATTACACAAGTCAGGCAAAGCGATTGACGCTCCTATCGCGAACAACTTATATCTTGTTCGCTGGGTAACTAAGGCAATCAAAGCACAAGCGTATGATCGTGTTGTTGTGCCTGATTTGGTTCGCTGGCAAAAGCAGGGCCGTTCAAAGGGTAACAACTCTGATTTAACTTTTACGTTTAAGCGAATCTCAGCGTTTTACGCTCAGTTCTTCCCAGAAGGTGAAGAGCCTAAATCACTGAAAGACAGTGACGTTGAAGCCTTTATGGACAAGATGTATGAGATGGGTTGGAGCGTATCGAGTGAAGATGAACTAACCACAGGTGACAAAATTCAGTTCTTTACTGATGGTGAGCACTCATTCGCGCTATGTGGTAAGCAGTGTGATGACTCTTTCGACGGTGAGCTTATGGTTAAGCCGATGAACTGGTTTGTGCGTGGTAACCACGCTGAGTTTATCCAAGCGGCAATGGAAGCGGGCTTCATGCTTCATAAAGTGACTGACTATAAGTCTGCCGTGAAGTACCACGGTGAATACATTGTATACCCTGCTAACCAAGGCAACCAATTGGCTGAGATCCCAATTAGTTTTGTTGGTTAA
- a CDS encoding PepSY domain-containing protein, translating into MFSKAMISLFCISLGLFVSAGAWADSHHNGHELVQDVHKAGTRIEFEEDQDEVYEAVREGYIRPFSEMYAAVENDLHGRIIKVELEEDDDIWVYELKINYQNNIIKVEYNAETLDMLKIEGRNFKNAIKHGD; encoded by the coding sequence ATGTTTAGTAAAGCTATGATTTCTTTGTTTTGTATAAGCTTAGGCTTATTTGTTTCTGCTGGCGCATGGGCTGACTCGCATCATAATGGTCATGAATTAGTGCAAGACGTTCATAAAGCAGGAACCCGCATTGAATTTGAAGAAGACCAAGACGAGGTCTACGAAGCGGTTCGAGAAGGTTATATTCGCCCTTTCTCTGAGATGTATGCAGCGGTAGAAAACGACCTTCATGGCCGAATCATTAAAGTCGAACTAGAAGAAGATGATGATATTTGGGTGTATGAGTTAAAAATTAATTACCAAAACAACATCATAAAAGTTGAATACAACGCCGAAACGCTGGACATGCTAAAGATTGAAGGCCGCAACTTTAAAAACGCAATTAAACACGGCGACTAA
- a CDS encoding DUF2867 domain-containing protein gives MKKVLVLGASGYVGSQLLPLLLEQGYQVTAAARHIDFLKARTEPHENLSLEFLDLADQAATQALVPDFDLIFFLVHGMAEGHDFIDYELSLARNFVSALGPKNQHIIYLSSLQPQTGDSEHLKARKKTGELLRKGSVPVTELRAGVIIGPGSAAFEIMRDFVYNLPIMIAPKWVDSKANPIALKNLNHYLLKLAQDTPSDNQTFEVGGPGIVSYRNQFAHIAKTADRPLRLWATSLLTPKIASYWLGVVTSVPSNIGRALLAGLKHDFIANSTTIQEKYPQKLASFESMVEQAIHAEGNFVKSNVWGFDKTAFKRWQAGYGYYPKKTGASITSTASLESLWHVAQQIGSPKQGYFFANALWRTREWLDLLFGGGVPVRQMPEGPTLKVGDKIDSWKVIRCEENQFLSLLFGMKGPGLGRLEITVSDNGDTRELNITAWWHPKGFLGLLYWFAMMPAHLFIFKGMVKAIDNQAQEQMRDSSNEMRKD, from the coding sequence ATGAAGAAAGTACTGGTTTTAGGCGCTTCTGGATATGTTGGTTCACAGCTGCTTCCTCTGCTGCTAGAACAAGGTTATCAAGTAACCGCTGCAGCAAGGCACATCGACTTCTTAAAAGCGCGAACCGAGCCTCATGAGAATTTATCACTCGAATTTCTCGATCTGGCTGACCAAGCGGCAACACAAGCTTTAGTCCCTGATTTTGACCTAATCTTCTTCCTTGTCCATGGTATGGCGGAAGGTCATGATTTCATTGACTACGAGTTAAGCCTGGCCCGTAACTTTGTCTCCGCACTTGGTCCTAAAAACCAACACATCATCTACTTAAGTTCACTTCAGCCTCAAACTGGCGATTCTGAACACCTTAAAGCGAGAAAGAAAACCGGTGAGCTCCTTCGCAAAGGATCGGTTCCCGTTACTGAACTTCGAGCTGGCGTCATCATCGGCCCAGGTTCAGCGGCCTTTGAGATAATGCGAGATTTCGTTTACAACCTACCAATCATGATTGCGCCGAAATGGGTCGATTCGAAAGCCAACCCTATCGCATTGAAAAACCTCAATCACTACTTGTTAAAGCTCGCGCAAGATACCCCAAGCGACAATCAGACCTTTGAGGTTGGTGGTCCAGGTATCGTCTCTTATCGCAATCAATTCGCGCATATCGCCAAAACTGCCGATCGTCCACTTCGGTTGTGGGCGACTTCCCTACTTACACCTAAGATCGCCTCTTATTGGCTTGGCGTGGTGACCTCTGTCCCTTCCAACATAGGTAGAGCATTACTCGCAGGTTTAAAGCATGATTTCATAGCTAACTCGACTACCATCCAAGAAAAATATCCGCAAAAGCTCGCGTCGTTCGAGAGCATGGTTGAACAAGCGATTCATGCTGAGGGTAACTTCGTAAAAAGTAATGTGTGGGGCTTTGATAAAACCGCCTTTAAACGCTGGCAAGCGGGATACGGTTACTACCCAAAGAAGACAGGTGCAAGTATCACGTCGACTGCCTCGCTAGAATCGCTTTGGCACGTAGCGCAACAGATTGGAAGCCCTAAACAGGGTTACTTCTTCGCTAACGCTTTATGGCGCACAAGGGAGTGGTTAGATCTTCTCTTTGGTGGCGGAGTGCCCGTGCGACAAATGCCAGAAGGGCCAACTCTAAAAGTGGGCGACAAAATTGACTCTTGGAAAGTGATTCGCTGTGAAGAGAACCAATTCCTATCGCTGCTATTCGGGATGAAAGGTCCGGGCTTAGGGCGACTGGAAATCACGGTTTCTGATAACGGAGACACACGTGAATTAAACATCACCGCTTGGTGGCACCCTAAAGGCTTCCTAGGATTACTGTATTGGTTCGCAATGATGCCTGCTCATCTGTTTATTTTTAAAGGCATGGTAAAAGCGATAGATAATCAGGCACAAGAGCAGATGAGGGATTCGAGTAACGAGATGCGAAAAGATTAA
- a CDS encoding response regulator transcription factor produces MKILVVEDEPRLGQQIIETLEGADWVPELSQDGIDALYRATSEEWDAIVLDLGLPKLDGLTVLKGIRDENINTPVIILSARDTLTQRVEGLNAGADDYLTKPFEMVELIARIRAQLRRASGSAAPVLQIGDLSLDTRSSKVLWQGQAVSLTALEYKVVAYFMHNQNKVISRTELVEHIYKQDFDRDSNTVEVFIGRIRKKIAPKIIKTVRGLGYQLNAE; encoded by the coding sequence ATGAAAATTTTAGTCGTTGAAGACGAACCTCGTTTGGGCCAACAGATTATTGAAACACTTGAGGGAGCCGACTGGGTTCCAGAACTCTCCCAAGATGGTATCGACGCTCTTTATCGCGCGACATCAGAAGAGTGGGATGCGATTGTTCTCGATCTAGGTCTACCTAAGCTTGATGGCCTAACCGTTTTAAAAGGCATTCGAGACGAGAACATCAATACGCCAGTGATTATCTTGAGTGCACGAGACACATTAACTCAACGCGTTGAAGGCTTGAACGCTGGCGCCGACGATTACCTCACTAAGCCATTCGAAATGGTTGAGCTGATTGCCCGTATCCGCGCACAACTTCGCCGTGCGTCGGGCAGCGCTGCACCAGTTCTTCAAATTGGTGATTTAAGCTTGGACACCCGCAGTTCAAAAGTGTTGTGGCAGGGCCAAGCAGTCAGCCTAACGGCACTAGAATATAAGGTTGTCGCGTATTTCATGCATAACCAAAATAAGGTTATCTCACGCACCGAACTGGTTGAGCATATCTACAAACAAGACTTCGACCGCGATTCAAACACGGTTGAGGTATTTATTGGTCGTATTCGTAAGAAAATCGCACCTAAGATCATCAAAACCGTGCGTGGCCTTGGCTACCAACTGAATGCTGAATAA